Proteins encoded together in one Gigantopelta aegis isolate Gae_Host unplaced genomic scaffold, Gae_host_genome ctg2771_pilon_pilon:::debris, whole genome shotgun sequence window:
- the LOC121391652 gene encoding uncharacterized protein LOC121391652 — protein sequence MAGVRIHHLILVCFFSLQFEPLFAAFDNVAVGKTAYQSSHIDNTPAGNAVDDNTSQSFKFCIITNVNQPYTWWEVDLGQEYFIHQVVIYFRTDWEWRRKGIQVYTSTSAQQGNGGQSCGLQIAGRDDGSDIDDITTRTCDVTGRYVTLYQDYNNPKGSTCMDFCEVVVKGG from the exons ATGGCTGGAGTCAGGATACATCATCTTATTCTAGTATGTTTCTTTAGTCTACAATTCGAGCCTCTATTCGCTGCTTTTG ATAATGTAGCCGTTGGGAAGACTGCATATCAGAGTTCACACATTGACAATACACCTGCAGGAAACGCTGTGGATGACAACACCTCTCAAAGTTTTAAGTTTTGTATTATTACCAACGTTAACCAGCCATACACCTGGTGGGAGGTGGATCTGGGTCAAGAATATTTCATTCATCAAGTCGTCATCTACTTCAGGACAGACT GGGAGTGGAGACGAAAAGGAATCCAGGTATACACATCTACGTCAGCACAGCAGGGTAATGGAGGGCAATCTTGTGGTTTACAAATCGCAGGTAGAGATGACGGATCTGACATTGACGATATAACCACTAGAACATGTGATGTCACAGGAAGGTACGTGACGCTCTACCAAGACTACAACAATCCTAAAGGCTCAACATGTATGGATTTCTGTGAAGTTGTTGTAAAGG GTGGTTGA